A window of the Helianthus annuus cultivar XRQ/B chromosome 4, HanXRQr2.0-SUNRISE, whole genome shotgun sequence genome harbors these coding sequences:
- the LOC110936422 gene encoding DNA-directed RNA polymerase III subunit 1 — MNRGMIQDTAISFTKQPYIEDVGPRRIKSIKFSLFSDADVLKMGEVQVSRSQCYGFEDSKGTVANGLLDPHMGPPNKFGTCETCHGSFQDCPGHFGYIKLALPVFNVGYLPHIVEILKCICKFCSRILLSEEERVDYLKKMRGPNMDHLKKNSIYKMVVKRCTAMASSKKAVTCSRCGYINGIIKKAVGTVGVIHDRSKLQDNTSKESDDAISNMKEMKIPASLSFMLNPDKVLKLFKKMLDVDCDLLYLADRPEKLIISTIPVPPIPIRPSVKLDATSNENDVTLKLGEIIRINASVNSLLTDTGASNQKNLVCWEHLQYTVAQYINSDVRLPPSFTLNQNSKPMAGLIQRMKGKQGRFRGNLSGKRVEYTGRTVISPDPNLKITEVAIPILMARILTYPERVSHHNIERLRQAVRNGTSKYPGAKHIRKPDGTMMSLSINARKRLADELKFGDVVDRHLIDGDVVLFNRQPSLHRMSIMSHRARIMPWRTLRFNESVCNPYNADFDGDEMNMHVPQTEEARTEALMLMGVQNNLCTPKNGEILVASTQDFLTSSFLITRKDTFYDRASFSLMCCYMGDAMDILDLPTPAIIKPIELWTGKQLFSVLLRPHADMKVYLNLTLTEKSYTKASGKRVKPYETMCPNDGYVCIYNSELISGQLGKATLGNGNKDGLYSVLLRDYNSHAAAACMNRLAKLSARWIGNHGFSIGIDDVQPGDNLNDNTIRIISEGNKKCDNFILDFNNGKLKLQPGCNAAQTLEAEITGVLNKIRDETGKVCMEKLHWRNSPLIMSQCGSKGSPINISQMIACVGQQSVGGQRAPNGFMDRSLPHFPRQSKTPAAKGFVANSFYSGLTATEFFFHTMGGREGLVDTAVKTADTGYMSRKLIKGLEDLSVYYDNTVRDSSACIVQFTYGGDGRDPSQMEGKAGFPLNFDRLLMKAKATCPAGQHRGLSSSEIREAVDERLSMHDMTPEGGCSEDFRKKLKQFIDKYAATLEITKRALLPHDGQLDDEQSSIIEKVSQSICGITSQQLQVFLDTCIFRYHQKKIDAGTNIGAIGAQSIGEPGTQMTLKTFHFAGVASMNVTLGVPRIKEILNAAKKISTPVITAKLRTNDNISYAKLVKGQMERTLLGQVAKSIKLVLGLRSASIVITLDKSTIQALQLSVDAHTVKESILKTPKIKLKEHHIKVLDARKLEINPPSDREKLYFDLHGLRNRLPTVVVKGIGTIERAVINKKKEQDKFNLLVEGTGLQAVMGMEGINGHETTSNHILEVQSTLGIEAARRSIIKEIQYTMESHGMSIDIRHMMLLADVMTYKGEVLGITRFGIQKMKESVLMLASFEKTSDHLFNASVNGRVDKIEGVSECIIMGIPMQTGTGIIGVKQRVPQLQLCKGSDVIIS, encoded by the exons ATGAACAGAGGTATGATACAAGACACTGCGATCTCATTCACGAAGCAACCTTACATCGAAGATGTTGGACCTCGAAGAAT TAAGAGTATTAAATTCTCATTGTTTTCTGATGCGGATGTGCTCAAAATGGGGGAAGTTCAAGTGTCTCGTTCGCAGTGTTATGGTTTTGAAGATAGTAAAGGCACCGTTGCCAATGGATTGTTGGATCCGCATATG GGTCCTCCAAACAAGTTCGGCACATGCGAGACGTGCCATGGTAGCTTTCAAGATTGCCCTGGTCACTTTGGTTACATAAAACTTGCGTTGCCAGTATTTAATGTCGGTTATTTACCTCATATTGTGGAAATTTTGAAGTGCATATGCAAG tttTGTTCCCGAATATTGTTGTCTGAGGAAGAACGCGTAGACTACTTAAAGAAGATGAGAGGTCCAAATATGGATCATCTGAAGAAGAATAGTATTTATAAAATGGTAGTTAAAAGGTGCACTGCTATGGCAAGTAGTAAGAAAGCGGTAACATGCTCCAGATGTGGTTATATAAATG GTATAATTAAAAAAGCTGTTGGAACAGTGGGAGTTATACATGATCGTAGCAAGCTTCAAGATAATACCTCAAAGGAATCCGATGATGCTATTTCTAACATGAAGGAGATGAAGATACCTGCTAGTTTATCCTTTATGTTAAACCCTGACAAAGTTCTTAAACTTTTTAAGAAGATGCTGGATGTG GATTGTGATTTGCTTTATCTTGCTGATAGACCCGAGAAACTCATTATATCAACCATTCCCGTTCCTCCCATACCTATTCGTCCATCTGTCAAACTTGATGCAACAAG CAATGAGAATGACGTTACCCTGAAATTGGGAGAAATTATAAGAATCAATGCTTCTGTTAATAGCTTGTTAACCGACACAGGCGCTTCTAACCAAAAAAACCTG GTTTGTTGGGAGCATCTGCAATATACAGTTGCACAATATATAAACAGCGATGTTCGTTTACCACCATCGTTTACTCTTAATCAAAACTCCAAACCAATGGCTGGTCTTATTCAACGTATGAAGGGAAAACAAGGACGTTTTCGTGGGAATTTGTCTGGGAAACGTGTTGAGTATACCGGTAGAACTGTTATTTCTCCCGACCCAAATTTAAAGATTACAGAG GTGGCGATTCCTATCTTAATGGCTCGGATTTTGACGTACCCTGAGCGTGTTTCACATCACAATATAGAGAGACTGAGACAAGCTGTGCGTAATGGTACTTCTAAATACCCTGGCGCAAAGCATATCAGAAAGCCAGATGGTACCATGAT GTCTTTGAGTATCAATGCGAGAAAACGTTTGGCTGACGAGTTGAAATTTGGTGACGTGGTTGATCGTCATTTAATAGACGGTGACGTTGTCCTCTTCAACAGGCAGCCCAGTTTGCATCGTATGTCAATCATGAGTCACAGA GCTAGAATTATGCCTTGGAGGACATTGAGGTtcaatgaatctgtttgtaatcCGTACAATGCTGACTTTGATGGTGATGAGATGAATATGCATGTTCCACAAACTGAAGAGGCCCGAACAGAGGCTCTAATGCTAATGGGG GTGCAAAACAATTTATGCACACCAAAAAATGGGGAGATTTTGGTTGCATCCACTCAAGATTTTTTAACATCCTCATTTCTTATAACAAGAAAAGACACGTTTTATGACCGTGCTTCATTTTCACTCATGTGTTGTTATATGGGTGATGCAATGGATATACTTGATTTGCCAACTCCTGCTATTATTAAG CCAATAGAGCTTTGGACTGGTAAACAGTTATTTAGTGTCCTGTTGCGACCACATGCAGATATGAAAGTTTATCTGAATCTGACTCTTACGGAAAAGAGTTACACGAAAGCGAGTGGAAAAAGGGTGAAGCCGTATGAGACAATGTGCCCCAATGATGGATACGTCTGCATCTACAACAGTGAACTTATAAGTGGCCAGCTTGGAAAGGCTACTTTAG GGAATGGAAACAAAGATGGACTTTACTCGGTTCTTCTTAGGGACTACAATTCACATGCTGCAGCTGCTTGTATGAACCGCTTAGCAAAACTAAG TGCTCGGTGGATAGGAAATCAtggattctcaattggaattgaTGATGTTCAACCTGGCGATAATTTGAATGACAATACAATCAGGATTATTTCCGAAGGGAACAAAAAATGTGACAACTTCATTCTCGATTTTAATAACGGGAAGCTCAAACTGCAACCTGGTTGTAATGCTGCTCAGACCCTTGAAGCGGAGATAACAGGTGTCCTAAATAAAATCAGAGATGAAACCGGAAAG GTTTGTATGGAAAAACTACATTGGAGGAACAGCCCGTTAATTATGTCTCAGTGTGGGTCGAAAGGATCTCCTATCAATATTAGTCAAATGATTGCATGTGTTGGTCAACAATCAGTTGGAGGTCAACGTGCTCCAAATGGATTTATGGACCGAAGTCTTCCACATTTTCCTAGACAGTCAAAGACACCCGCT GCGAAAGGGTTTGTAGCAAACTCTTTTTATAGCGGTTTAACCGCTACTGAGTTTTTCTTCCACACAATGGGAGGACGAGAAGGTCTTGTGGATACTGCAGTTAAGACGGCTGACACTGGTTATATGTCCCGGAAACTGATAAAGGGATTGGAGGACTTATCTGTTTACTATGACAATACAGTAAGGGATTCCAGTGCATGTATTGTTCAATTTACATATGGTGGGGATGGGCGGGACCCGTCTCAGATGGAAGGAAAGGCAGGATTTCCTCTTAATTTTGATCGGTTATTGATGAAAGCCAAG GCTACATGTCCTGCTGGGCAACATAGAGGTCTTTCTTCTTCAGAGATTCGGGAAGCAGTTGACGAACGTCTTTCTATGCATGATATGACTCCCGAAGGGGGATGCTCTGAGGACTTCCGGAAGAAATTGAAACAGTTTATTGACAAATACGCTGCAACATTAGAAATCACTAAACGAGCTCTTCTACCGCATGATGGACAACTAGACGATGAACAATCTTCAATCATAGAAAAGGTTTCTCAAAGCATATGTGGCATCACTTCTCAGCAGCTGCAGGTATTCTTAGATACATGCATCTTTCGTTACCATCAAAAAAAGATTGATGCCGGAACAAATATCGGTGCAATTGGTGCTCAAAGTATTGGAGAACCAGGAACACAAATGACGTTAAAAACCTTTCATTTTGCTGGAGTTGCAAGCATGA ATGTCACTCTCGGGGTTCCTCGTATTAAGGAGATCTTAAATGCAGCCAAGAAAATCAGCACGCCTGTCATCACTGCAAAACTCAGAACTAATGATAACATATCGTATGCTAAGCTGGTCAAAGGTCAAATGGAGAGAACTCTTTTGGGGCAG GTTGCAAAGAGTATAAAGCTTGTACTGGGATTAAGATCTGCTTCTATTGTTATTACCCTTGACAAGTCAACAATTCAAGCCCTACAACTTTCCGTAGACGCACATACTGTGAAAGAATCAATACTAAAGACTCCCAAAATCAAACTGAAAGAACAT CATATCAAGGTTTTGGATGCTAGGAAACTTGAAATTAATCCTCCATCTGATAGGGAAAAACTTTATTTTGATCTTCATGGGCTCAGAAATAGGCTTCCAACAGTCGTTGTGAAG GGCATTGGTACCATTGAACGTGCTGTGATAAACAAGAAAAAGGAGCAGGACAAGTTTAACTTGCTTGTAGAAGG AACGGGCCTTCAGGCAGTTATGGGCATGGAAGGAATAAATGGACATGAAACGACAAGTAATCATATTCTGGAGGTACAAAGTACACTTGGCATTGAAGCTGCAAGAAGGTCAATTATTAAAGAGATCCAATACACTATGGAAAGCCACGGAATGAGTATAGATATTCGACATATGATGCTTTTAGCTGATGTCATGACGTATAAG GGGGAAGTTTTGGGGATCACGAGATTTGGGATTCAAAAAATGAAAGAAAGCGTGTTGATGTTGGCGTCATTTGAGAAAACATCCGACCATCTTTTTAATGCTTCTGTGAATGGTAGAGTAGACAAAATAGAAGGTGTTAGTGAATGTATTATCATGGGCATACCGATGCAGACGGGCACAGGAATTATCGGAGTTAAACAAAG GGTTCCTCAGCTTCAGCTATGCAAGGGATCAGATGTGATCATATCATAA